A window from Drosophila nasuta strain 15112-1781.00 chromosome 3, ASM2355853v1, whole genome shotgun sequence encodes these proteins:
- the LOC132790415 gene encoding phospholipase D2 isoform X2 codes for MTDARNGAALPPYTTEHHRDLGEDEDDNDFNDDVFKDCSEEITEEDNEISHHNRCLPEFQFSMVDSEYDETLAFPDSVTILSTLGDKPVLVERKETDDDDEEFDDENSVLMRQEIPYTSIYGPNVKFNSFQRKVFIPGREIHVRIVDTERSVTTHLLNPNLYTIELTHGTFTWRIKRRYKHFNSLHQQLSFFRTSLNIPFPSRAHKEKRHTLKAAASQMADESTLKDLPAHTKVKHSSTPTNNNNNNGGGDGAGTVATIVSPTHSSILSSFTPRRSQRKRKKKKRKLPRFPNRPESLITVEHLPVRIKQLEDYLYNLLNISLYRYHHETLNFVEVSNVSFVSGLGFKGKEGVILKRTGSTRPGQAGCNFFGCFQRNCCVRCNYFCSDVVCGTWRNRWFFVKETCFGYVRPTDGSIRAVILFDQGFDVSTGIYQTGMRKGLQILTNSRHIVLKCWTRRKCKEWMQFLKRTAHDSARDFTLPNPHMSYAPMRANTQAVWYVDGAQYMAAVADGLEAATEEIYIADWWLSPEIYMKRPALDGDYWRLDKILLRKATQGIKVFVLLYKEVEMALGINSYYSKSTLAKHENIKVMRHPDHARGGILLWAHHEKIVVIDQTYAFIGGLDLCYGRWDDRSHRLTDLGSISTTSVSGSNRCTPSGCYNKDEVDSAFGSRKSSRNAHHEATTKERAPSPPPPASEEAAPVTSGMEVRTLKPGDRLLIPDLLSAASSELGLEATTLEGMKLNTPEMERKNMLDRLKNNAMKGARMGKDFVQRLTTSEAQENLEGATAMGETVFSIETQEEATTTEAAISSTSELNATTTSTQILSSEFYGQAKYWFGKDYSNFILKDWMNLNAPFVDIIDRTTTPRMPWHDVGICVVGASARDVARHFIQRWNAMKLEKLRDNVRFPYLMPKSYAQIRLNAHLQQLQQRRQQNVTCQLLRSASAWSCGFIEADLVEQSIHDAYIETITKAQHYIYIENQFFITMQLGMGVSGAYNNVRNQIGETLFKRIVRAHKEKKRFRVYVIMPLLPGFEGDVGGSTGNAVRAITHWNYASISRGRTAILTRLQEAGITKPENYISFHSLRNHSYLNNTPITELIYVHSKLLIADDRVVICGSANINDRSMIGKRDSEIAAIIMDEEFEDGLMNGKKNPSGIFAGRLRKYLFKEHLGLLDSERSPRTDLAISDPVCNQFWHNTWRRISTKNTEIYDEVFKCIPTDFVKTFASLKKYQEEPPLSKTEPELAAKRATEIQGHLVNLPLEFLNKEVLTPPGTSKEGLIPTSVWT; via the exons ATGACGGATGCTCGCAATGGAGCGGCTTTGCCGCCCTACACAACTGAACATCATCGCGATCTTGGCGAAGATGAGGATGACAACGATTTCAATGATGATGTGTTCAAGGATTGCAGTGAAGAGATCACAGAGGAGGATAATGAGATCAGCCATCACAATCGCTGTTTGCCCGAATTTCAGTTCTCGATGGTCGACTCGGAATACGATGAGACGCTGGCGTTTCCCGATTCCGTGACGATATTGTCGACGCTGGGCGACAAACCGGTGCTGGTGGAGCGCAAGGAGaccgacgacgatgacgaggaGTTCGACGATGAGAACAGTGTGCTGATGCGACAGGAGATACCCTACACCAGCATCTATGGGCCCAACGTCAAGTTCAATTCGTTTCAACGCAAGGTCTTCATTCCCGGACGCGAGATTCATGTGCGCATTGTGGACACAGAGCGCAGCGTAACGACGCATCTGCTTAATCCGAATTT GTACACCATTGAGCTCACCCACGGCACCTTCACGTGGAGGATCAAGCGACGCTATAAGCACTTCAACTCCTTGCATCAGCAGCTCAGCTTCTTTCGCACCTCGTTGAACATTCCGTTCCCGAGTCGAGCGCACAAGGAGAAGCGACACACGCTCAAGGCGGCCGCCAGTCAAATGGCCGACGAGTCCACGCTCAAGGATCTGCCAGCGCATACCAAAGTCAAGCATTCGAGTACGCcaaccaacaataataataataatggagGAGGCGATGGAGCTGGAACTGTTGCCACCATCGTTAGTCCCACACACAGCTCGATCCTCTCGAGCTTCACGCCTCGTCGCAGTCAACGGAagcgaaagaaaaagaaacgaaagcTGCCTCGCTTCCCCAATCGCCCAGAGAGTCTAATCACCGTCGAGCATTTGCCAGTGCGCATCAAGCAGCTGGAAGATTATCTCTACAATCTGCTCAACATCAGCTTGTATCGATATCACCATGAAACG CTCAACTTTGTGGAGGTTTCCAACGTGTCCTTCGTATCCGGTCTGGGCTTCAAGGGCAAAGAAGGAGTCATACTCAAGCGAACCGGATCGACACGTCCCGGCCAGGCTGGCTGCAATTTCTTTGGTTGCTTTCAACGCAATTGCTGCGTGCGTTGCAACTACTTCTGCTCGGATGTCGTCTGTGGCACGTGGCGCAATCGTTGGTTCTTCGTGAAGGAGACGTGCTTCGGTTATGTGCGACCCACCGATGGCAGCATTCGAGCTGTGATACTCTTCGATCAGGGCTTCGATGTCTCCACGGGCATCTATCAGACGGGCATGCGCAAAGGTCTCCAGATTCTGACCAACAGCCGGCACATTGTGCTCAAGTGTTGGACGCGTCGCAAGTGCAAAGAATGGATGCAGTTCCTCAAGCGCACAGCTCACGACTCCGCTCGCGACTTTACCTTGCCCAATCCTCACATGTCCTATGCCCCGATGAGAGCCAACACTCAGGCCGTGTGGTATGTGGATGGGGCACAATACATGGCCGCAGTTGCCGATGGCCTCGAGGCTGCCACCGAGGAGATTTACATTGCCGACTGGTGGCTGAGTCCCGAGATCTATATGAAGCGTCCAGCGTTGGATGGCGACTATTGGCGGCTGGACAAGATTCTGTTGCGCAAGGCAACGCAGGGCATCAAGGTGTTTGTGCTGCTCTACAAGGAGGTCGAGATGGCGCTGGGCATCAACAGCTACTACAGCAAGTCTACGCTGGCCAAGCATGAGAATATCAAG GTCATGCGGCATCCGGATCATGCACGTGGAGGCATTCTGCTCTGGGCCCACCACGAGAAGATCGTGGTGATCGATCAGACTTATGCATTTATTGGCGGCTTGGATCTGTGCTATGGTCGTTGGGATGATCGTTCGCATCGTCTGACCGATCTGGGCAGCATTTCGACCACCTCCGTTTCGGGCAGCAATCGTTGCACGCCCAGCGGTTGCTACAACAAGGACGAAGTGGACTCGGCCTTCGGTTCACGCAAGTCCTCACGCAATGCTCATCACGAGGCAACGACCAAGGAGCGTGCCCCATCTCCGCCACCACCAGCCAGCGAGGAAGCTGCTCCAGTGACGTCTGGCATGGAGGTGCGGACTTTAAAACCTGGCGATCGTTTGCTCATTCCCGATCTACTGTCGGCGGCGTCCAGTGAATTGGGATTGGAGGCGACAACGCTGGAGGGCATGAAGCTGAACACACCCGAGATGGAGCGCAAGAATATGCTCGATCGATTGAAGAACAATGCGATGAAGGGGGCTCGCATGGGCAAGGACTTTGTGCAACGTCTGACCACGTCCGAGGCGCAGGAAAACCTGGAGGGAGCAACGGCCATGGGTGAGACTGTGTTCAGCATTGAGACACAGGAGGAGGCGACAACGACAGAGGCGGCAATCAGTTCAACTTCGGAGCTGAATGCGACGACGACAAGCACACAAATACTCAGCAGTGAATTCTATGGTCAGGCCAAGTATTGGTTCGGCAAGGACTATTCCAATTTCATACTCAAGGATTGGATGAATCTGAACGCCCCCTTCGTCGACATTATCGATCGCACCACGACGCCTCGCATGCCGTGGCACGATGTGGGCATCTGTGTTGTGGGTGCCTCGGCTCGGGATGTGGCACGGCATTTCATCCAGCGCTGGAATGCCATGAAGCTGGAGAAGCTGCGCGACAATGTACGCTTCCCGTACCTGATGCCCAAGAGCTATGCTCAGATCCGGCTCAATGCCCATctccagcagctgcagcagcgtcGCCAGCAGAACGTCACCTGCCAACTACTGCGCAGCGCTTCCGCCTGGAGTTGCGGCTTCATTGAGGCGGATCTCGTGGAGCAAAGCATCCACGATGCCTACATCGAGACCATCACGAAGGCCCAGCATTACATCTACATTGAGAATCAGTTCTTTATCACCATGCAGCTGGGCATGGGCGTGTCGGGGGCGTACAATAATGTTCGCAATCAGATCGGAGAAACTCTCTTCAAGCGCATCGTGCGTGCTCACAA GGAAAAGAAACGCTTTCGGGTTTATGTGATAATGCCTTTGTTGCCCGGATTTGAGGGTGATGTCGGTGGCAGTACGGGTAATGCGGTCAGAGCCATTACGCATTGGAACTACGCCTCCATATCAAG AGGTCGCACAGCAATATTGACACGCCTTCAGGAAGCGGGCATTACGAAGCCCGAGAACTATATATCATTTCACAGTCTGCGCAATCATTCGTATCTGAATAATACGCCAATTACCGAACTGATCTACGTCCATTCCAAGTTGTTAATTGCTGATGATCGGGTCGTTATCTGCGGTTCGGCAAATATCAACGATCGTTCCATGATCGGCAAACGGGACTCGGAAATTGCGGCGATCATAATGGATGAGGAGTTCGAGGATGGACTGATGAATGGTAAAAAGAATCCAAGTGGAATATTTGCGGGTAGATTGCGAAAATATCTATTCAAGGAGCATTTGG GATTACTGGATTCAGAGAGATCGCCACGCACGGATTTGGCCATAAGTGATCCGGTTTGTAATCAATTCTGGCATAATACATGGCGTCGCATCTCGACTAAAAATACAGAGATCTACGATGAGGTGTTCAAGTGTATTCCCACGGACTTTGTGAAAACATTCGCCAGTCTGAAGAAATATCAGGAGGAACCTCCTCTATCAAAAACCGAACCCGAATTGGCCGCCAAGCGTGCCACGGAAATTCAG GGACATCTGGTAAATTTACCGCTGGAATTCCTCAACAAGGAAGTTCTTACGCCACCCGGTACCAGCAAGGAAGGTCTTATACCTACCTCTGTATGGACATAG
- the LOC132790415 gene encoding phospholipase D2 isoform X1 — MSQPKVQIPATNETLQLQDATDTVLAVNVEALQVRRHRRSISQLMASMAEYPADDAYRPTHYAGYINRGYDDDIDSSYLFAQYEAMTDARNGAALPPYTTEHHRDLGEDEDDNDFNDDVFKDCSEEITEEDNEISHHNRCLPEFQFSMVDSEYDETLAFPDSVTILSTLGDKPVLVERKETDDDDEEFDDENSVLMRQEIPYTSIYGPNVKFNSFQRKVFIPGREIHVRIVDTERSVTTHLLNPNLYTIELTHGTFTWRIKRRYKHFNSLHQQLSFFRTSLNIPFPSRAHKEKRHTLKAAASQMADESTLKDLPAHTKVKHSSTPTNNNNNNGGGDGAGTVATIVSPTHSSILSSFTPRRSQRKRKKKKRKLPRFPNRPESLITVEHLPVRIKQLEDYLYNLLNISLYRYHHETLNFVEVSNVSFVSGLGFKGKEGVILKRTGSTRPGQAGCNFFGCFQRNCCVRCNYFCSDVVCGTWRNRWFFVKETCFGYVRPTDGSIRAVILFDQGFDVSTGIYQTGMRKGLQILTNSRHIVLKCWTRRKCKEWMQFLKRTAHDSARDFTLPNPHMSYAPMRANTQAVWYVDGAQYMAAVADGLEAATEEIYIADWWLSPEIYMKRPALDGDYWRLDKILLRKATQGIKVFVLLYKEVEMALGINSYYSKSTLAKHENIKVMRHPDHARGGILLWAHHEKIVVIDQTYAFIGGLDLCYGRWDDRSHRLTDLGSISTTSVSGSNRCTPSGCYNKDEVDSAFGSRKSSRNAHHEATTKERAPSPPPPASEEAAPVTSGMEVRTLKPGDRLLIPDLLSAASSELGLEATTLEGMKLNTPEMERKNMLDRLKNNAMKGARMGKDFVQRLTTSEAQENLEGATAMGETVFSIETQEEATTTEAAISSTSELNATTTSTQILSSEFYGQAKYWFGKDYSNFILKDWMNLNAPFVDIIDRTTTPRMPWHDVGICVVGASARDVARHFIQRWNAMKLEKLRDNVRFPYLMPKSYAQIRLNAHLQQLQQRRQQNVTCQLLRSASAWSCGFIEADLVEQSIHDAYIETITKAQHYIYIENQFFITMQLGMGVSGAYNNVRNQIGETLFKRIVRAHKEKKRFRVYVIMPLLPGFEGDVGGSTGNAVRAITHWNYASISRGRTAILTRLQEAGITKPENYISFHSLRNHSYLNNTPITELIYVHSKLLIADDRVVICGSANINDRSMIGKRDSEIAAIIMDEEFEDGLMNGKKNPSGIFAGRLRKYLFKEHLGLLDSERSPRTDLAISDPVCNQFWHNTWRRISTKNTEIYDEVFKCIPTDFVKTFASLKKYQEEPPLSKTEPELAAKRATEIQGHLVNLPLEFLNKEVLTPPGTSKEGLIPTSVWT; from the exons CTGAATATCCTGCAGATGATGCCTACAGACCAACACACTATGCCGGCTACATCAATCGTGGCTACGATGATGATATAGATAGTTCCTACCTCTTTGCGCAGTACGAGGCCATGACGGATGCTCGCAATGGAGCGGCTTTGCCGCCCTACACAACTGAACATCATCGCGATCTTGGCGAAGATGAGGATGACAACGATTTCAATGATGATGTGTTCAAGGATTGCAGTGAAGAGATCACAGAGGAGGATAATGAGATCAGCCATCACAATCGCTGTTTGCCCGAATTTCAGTTCTCGATGGTCGACTCGGAATACGATGAGACGCTGGCGTTTCCCGATTCCGTGACGATATTGTCGACGCTGGGCGACAAACCGGTGCTGGTGGAGCGCAAGGAGaccgacgacgatgacgaggaGTTCGACGATGAGAACAGTGTGCTGATGCGACAGGAGATACCCTACACCAGCATCTATGGGCCCAACGTCAAGTTCAATTCGTTTCAACGCAAGGTCTTCATTCCCGGACGCGAGATTCATGTGCGCATTGTGGACACAGAGCGCAGCGTAACGACGCATCTGCTTAATCCGAATTT GTACACCATTGAGCTCACCCACGGCACCTTCACGTGGAGGATCAAGCGACGCTATAAGCACTTCAACTCCTTGCATCAGCAGCTCAGCTTCTTTCGCACCTCGTTGAACATTCCGTTCCCGAGTCGAGCGCACAAGGAGAAGCGACACACGCTCAAGGCGGCCGCCAGTCAAATGGCCGACGAGTCCACGCTCAAGGATCTGCCAGCGCATACCAAAGTCAAGCATTCGAGTACGCcaaccaacaataataataataatggagGAGGCGATGGAGCTGGAACTGTTGCCACCATCGTTAGTCCCACACACAGCTCGATCCTCTCGAGCTTCACGCCTCGTCGCAGTCAACGGAagcgaaagaaaaagaaacgaaagcTGCCTCGCTTCCCCAATCGCCCAGAGAGTCTAATCACCGTCGAGCATTTGCCAGTGCGCATCAAGCAGCTGGAAGATTATCTCTACAATCTGCTCAACATCAGCTTGTATCGATATCACCATGAAACG CTCAACTTTGTGGAGGTTTCCAACGTGTCCTTCGTATCCGGTCTGGGCTTCAAGGGCAAAGAAGGAGTCATACTCAAGCGAACCGGATCGACACGTCCCGGCCAGGCTGGCTGCAATTTCTTTGGTTGCTTTCAACGCAATTGCTGCGTGCGTTGCAACTACTTCTGCTCGGATGTCGTCTGTGGCACGTGGCGCAATCGTTGGTTCTTCGTGAAGGAGACGTGCTTCGGTTATGTGCGACCCACCGATGGCAGCATTCGAGCTGTGATACTCTTCGATCAGGGCTTCGATGTCTCCACGGGCATCTATCAGACGGGCATGCGCAAAGGTCTCCAGATTCTGACCAACAGCCGGCACATTGTGCTCAAGTGTTGGACGCGTCGCAAGTGCAAAGAATGGATGCAGTTCCTCAAGCGCACAGCTCACGACTCCGCTCGCGACTTTACCTTGCCCAATCCTCACATGTCCTATGCCCCGATGAGAGCCAACACTCAGGCCGTGTGGTATGTGGATGGGGCACAATACATGGCCGCAGTTGCCGATGGCCTCGAGGCTGCCACCGAGGAGATTTACATTGCCGACTGGTGGCTGAGTCCCGAGATCTATATGAAGCGTCCAGCGTTGGATGGCGACTATTGGCGGCTGGACAAGATTCTGTTGCGCAAGGCAACGCAGGGCATCAAGGTGTTTGTGCTGCTCTACAAGGAGGTCGAGATGGCGCTGGGCATCAACAGCTACTACAGCAAGTCTACGCTGGCCAAGCATGAGAATATCAAG GTCATGCGGCATCCGGATCATGCACGTGGAGGCATTCTGCTCTGGGCCCACCACGAGAAGATCGTGGTGATCGATCAGACTTATGCATTTATTGGCGGCTTGGATCTGTGCTATGGTCGTTGGGATGATCGTTCGCATCGTCTGACCGATCTGGGCAGCATTTCGACCACCTCCGTTTCGGGCAGCAATCGTTGCACGCCCAGCGGTTGCTACAACAAGGACGAAGTGGACTCGGCCTTCGGTTCACGCAAGTCCTCACGCAATGCTCATCACGAGGCAACGACCAAGGAGCGTGCCCCATCTCCGCCACCACCAGCCAGCGAGGAAGCTGCTCCAGTGACGTCTGGCATGGAGGTGCGGACTTTAAAACCTGGCGATCGTTTGCTCATTCCCGATCTACTGTCGGCGGCGTCCAGTGAATTGGGATTGGAGGCGACAACGCTGGAGGGCATGAAGCTGAACACACCCGAGATGGAGCGCAAGAATATGCTCGATCGATTGAAGAACAATGCGATGAAGGGGGCTCGCATGGGCAAGGACTTTGTGCAACGTCTGACCACGTCCGAGGCGCAGGAAAACCTGGAGGGAGCAACGGCCATGGGTGAGACTGTGTTCAGCATTGAGACACAGGAGGAGGCGACAACGACAGAGGCGGCAATCAGTTCAACTTCGGAGCTGAATGCGACGACGACAAGCACACAAATACTCAGCAGTGAATTCTATGGTCAGGCCAAGTATTGGTTCGGCAAGGACTATTCCAATTTCATACTCAAGGATTGGATGAATCTGAACGCCCCCTTCGTCGACATTATCGATCGCACCACGACGCCTCGCATGCCGTGGCACGATGTGGGCATCTGTGTTGTGGGTGCCTCGGCTCGGGATGTGGCACGGCATTTCATCCAGCGCTGGAATGCCATGAAGCTGGAGAAGCTGCGCGACAATGTACGCTTCCCGTACCTGATGCCCAAGAGCTATGCTCAGATCCGGCTCAATGCCCATctccagcagctgcagcagcgtcGCCAGCAGAACGTCACCTGCCAACTACTGCGCAGCGCTTCCGCCTGGAGTTGCGGCTTCATTGAGGCGGATCTCGTGGAGCAAAGCATCCACGATGCCTACATCGAGACCATCACGAAGGCCCAGCATTACATCTACATTGAGAATCAGTTCTTTATCACCATGCAGCTGGGCATGGGCGTGTCGGGGGCGTACAATAATGTTCGCAATCAGATCGGAGAAACTCTCTTCAAGCGCATCGTGCGTGCTCACAA GGAAAAGAAACGCTTTCGGGTTTATGTGATAATGCCTTTGTTGCCCGGATTTGAGGGTGATGTCGGTGGCAGTACGGGTAATGCGGTCAGAGCCATTACGCATTGGAACTACGCCTCCATATCAAG AGGTCGCACAGCAATATTGACACGCCTTCAGGAAGCGGGCATTACGAAGCCCGAGAACTATATATCATTTCACAGTCTGCGCAATCATTCGTATCTGAATAATACGCCAATTACCGAACTGATCTACGTCCATTCCAAGTTGTTAATTGCTGATGATCGGGTCGTTATCTGCGGTTCGGCAAATATCAACGATCGTTCCATGATCGGCAAACGGGACTCGGAAATTGCGGCGATCATAATGGATGAGGAGTTCGAGGATGGACTGATGAATGGTAAAAAGAATCCAAGTGGAATATTTGCGGGTAGATTGCGAAAATATCTATTCAAGGAGCATTTGG GATTACTGGATTCAGAGAGATCGCCACGCACGGATTTGGCCATAAGTGATCCGGTTTGTAATCAATTCTGGCATAATACATGGCGTCGCATCTCGACTAAAAATACAGAGATCTACGATGAGGTGTTCAAGTGTATTCCCACGGACTTTGTGAAAACATTCGCCAGTCTGAAGAAATATCAGGAGGAACCTCCTCTATCAAAAACCGAACCCGAATTGGCCGCCAAGCGTGCCACGGAAATTCAG GGACATCTGGTAAATTTACCGCTGGAATTCCTCAACAAGGAAGTTCTTACGCCACCCGGTACCAGCAAGGAAGGTCTTATACCTACCTCTGTATGGACATAG
- the LOC132790417 gene encoding mucin-19-like isoform X1, giving the protein MSGVQLKDSALKAKEKSNEPATTTTTTAATTIGKKTLTSSAALSLFDQLKNGVNLNSLTVGGATETTKATAATAAAATTGAATTATTATLAPPATPPPNIDLKPPPKPLKASTATRTFNTPILLPPTSSIGIVHGTKRGRDNGNSNDSDNCAAPATLSHCRTAAAAAAKLDINALRSQLYQGARKTATTTTKTTTTATAATSTKRTTATTTTTTAATRGDRGGIKKKRCLDRYDSSESSDRRRASHAGIAGSKLAFPSPARQV; this is encoded by the coding sequence ATGTCGGGCGTTCAGTTAAAGGACTCCGCGTTAAAGGCTAAAGAAAAAAGCAACGAgccagcgacaacaacaacaacaacagcagcaacaacaataggaaaGAAAACTTTAACCTCGAGCGCGGCTTTGTCGCTGTTTGATCAGCTGAAAAACGGCGTCAATTTGAACAGTTTGACAGTTGGCGGCGccacagaaacaacaaaagcaacagcagcaacagcagcagcagcaacaactggcgctgcaacaacagcaacaactgcaacattgGCACCACCCGCTACACCACCGCCAAATATTGACTTAAAGCCACCGCCAAAGCCGCTCAAGGCATCGACGGCAACGCGCACATTTAACACGCCCATTTTGCTGCCGCCCACAAGCAGCATTGGCATCGTGCACGGCACCAAACGAGGCAgggacaacggcaacagcaacgacagcgacaactgTGCAGCGCCTGCAACATTGTCGCATTGTCGgactgcagcagcggcagctgccaAATTGGATATCAACGCATTGCGATCTCAGCTCTATCAGGGCGCCAGAAagactgcaacaacaacaacaaaaacaacaacaactgcaacagcagcaacatcaacgaagcgaacaactgcaacaacaacaacaacaacagcagcaactcgtGGAGATCGAGGAGGAATCAAAAAGAAACGCTGCCTGGATCGTTACGATTCATCAGAGTCATCAGACAG
- the LOC132790417 gene encoding mucin-19-like isoform X2, with protein sequence MSGVQLKDSALKAKEKSNEPATTTTTTAATTIGKKTLTSSAALSLFDQLKNGVNLNSLTVGGATETTKATAATAAAATTGAATTATTATLAPPATPPPNIDLKPPPKPLKASTATRTFNTPILLPPTSSIGIVHGTKRGRDNGNSNDSDNCAAPATLSHCRTAAAAAAKLDINALRSQLYQGARKTATTTTKTTTTATAATSTKRTTATTTTTTAATRGDRGGIKKKRCLDRYDSSESSDRYVELSLIQLKV encoded by the coding sequence ATGTCGGGCGTTCAGTTAAAGGACTCCGCGTTAAAGGCTAAAGAAAAAAGCAACGAgccagcgacaacaacaacaacaacagcagcaacaacaataggaaaGAAAACTTTAACCTCGAGCGCGGCTTTGTCGCTGTTTGATCAGCTGAAAAACGGCGTCAATTTGAACAGTTTGACAGTTGGCGGCGccacagaaacaacaaaagcaacagcagcaacagcagcagcagcaacaactggcgctgcaacaacagcaacaactgcaacattgGCACCACCCGCTACACCACCGCCAAATATTGACTTAAAGCCACCGCCAAAGCCGCTCAAGGCATCGACGGCAACGCGCACATTTAACACGCCCATTTTGCTGCCGCCCACAAGCAGCATTGGCATCGTGCACGGCACCAAACGAGGCAgggacaacggcaacagcaacgacagcgacaactgTGCAGCGCCTGCAACATTGTCGCATTGTCGgactgcagcagcggcagctgccaAATTGGATATCAACGCATTGCGATCTCAGCTCTATCAGGGCGCCAGAAagactgcaacaacaacaacaaaaacaacaacaactgcaacagcagcaacatcaacgaagcgaacaactgcaacaacaacaacaacaacagcagcaactcgtGGAGATCGAGGAGGAATCAAAAAGAAACGCTGCCTGGATCGTTACGATTCATCAGAGTCATCAGACAG